One Candida dubliniensis CD36 chromosome 1, complete sequence genomic region harbors:
- a CDS encoding serine/threonine protein kinase (stpk), putative (deleted EC_number 2.7.1.37;~Similar to S. pombe PSK1) encodes MTDIFDMEDEVSTLTSQFHTKIIISPAAPSIPTTTSTQELNYKLIDAIDEEEIEEQEEENDEDYDYLPQGYQPQLSSRPIKINNNNNNNNNNNRQRRKSSIVSSYEVNITNSYISSSLIIDRSPGIVSNGGNNNNNIKVISPPRLSDFEPIKVLGKGSYGKVLLVRQLSTGRLFAQKQLKKASLIINQSSEEEEEEEEKNSEQKEVGIFGVKIHEKNYQRTLNEKQILELVNHPNIVKLFYAFQDNNKLYLILEYLQGGELFHHLAMEKFMSEKDSSYYIAQMLLGLRYLHLKLKVIYRDLKPENCLLNSFGNLVLTDFGLSKIATDNGNTKNHSITGTVQYMAPEILQGDAYDFAVDYWSLGCVAFDLLTGSPPFTGNNPKKVLEKMKSIKKTLKFPFYLSLDAKDFLRKLLQVNPDKRINLDNEEIFQKFKQHRFFRFIDWNRLENLPHQQQEQVIEEDEEDEDEKKVTIKPGKKGQQQKMIIPPILPVITDPILAENFDTEFTEMDFTPPPPLPPPPPPSSSSSSQLIPQQQKGLSSNNTTSDILNIQGFSYTNPKFIDYSLHNNK; translated from the coding sequence ATGACAGATATATTTGATATGGAAGATGAAGTTTCCACATTAACTTCTCAATTCCATAcgaaaatcattattagtCCTGCTGCTCCATCCATTcccacaacaacatcaacacaagaattaaattataaattaattgatgcaatagatgaagaagaaatagaagaacaagaagaagaaaatgatgaagattatgattatttacCACAAGGCTATCAACCACAATTATCTTCTAGACcaataaaaatcaataacaacaacaacaacaataataataataatagacAACGAAGgaaatcatcaatagtTTCATCATATGAAGTAAATATTACAAATTCTTAtatatcttcatcattaataattgatagaTCTCCAGGAATAGTTTCTAATGGAGggaataataacaacaacatcaaggTTATTTCTCCACCAAGATTATCTGATTTTGAACCAATTAAAGTATTAGGGAAAGGATCATATGGTAAAGTGTTATTAGTGAGACAATTATCTACTGGTAGATTATTTGctcaaaaacaattgaaaaaggcatcattaataattaatcaactgctggaagaagaagaagaagaagaagaaaaaaactcAGAACAAAAGGAAGTTGGAATTTTTGGAGTTAAGATtcatgaaaaaaattatcaacgaacattaaatgaaaaacaaatattagAATTAGTTAATCATCCAAATAttgttaaattattttatgCATTtcaagataataataaattatatttaatattagAATATTTACAAGGTGGAGAAttatttcatcatttaGCTATGGAAAAATTTATGAGTGAAAAAGATTCAAGTTATTATATTGCTCAAATGTTATTAGGTTTAAGATATCttcatttaaaattaaaagtaATTTATCGAGATTTAAAACCagaaaattgtttattaaattcatttgGTAATTTAGTATTAACTGATTTTGGATTAAGTAAAATAGCTACTGATAATGGTAATACCAAAAATCATTCTATAACTGGAACAGTACAATATATGGCACCAGAAATCTTACAAGGTGATGCATATGATTTTGCTGTTGATTATTGGTCATTAGGTTGTGTTGCCTTTGATCTTTTAACTGGTTCACCACCATTTACTGGGAATAATCCTAAAAAAGTATTggaaaaaatgaaatcaattaaaaaaactCTTAAATTCCCATTTTATTTAAGTTTAGATGCTAAAGATTTTTTaagaaaattattacaagTAAACCCTgataaaagaattaatcttgataatgaagaaattttccaaaaatttaaacaacATAGATTTTTCCGTTTTATTGATTGGAATCGTTTAGAAAATTTAcctcatcaacaacaagaacaagtaATAgaggaagatgaagaagatgaagatgaaaaaaaagtaacAATAAAACCTGGGAAAAAAggtcaacaacaaaaaatgattATACCACCAATTTTACCAGTTATTACTGATCCAATATTAGCAGAGAATTTTGATACTGAATTCACAGAAATGGATTTCactcctcctcctcctcttcctccaccaccaccaccatcatcatcatcatcatcacaaCTAATacctcaacaacaaaaaggGTTATCATCCAACAATACCACTTCtgatattttaaatattcAAGGATTCTCTTATACAAATCCTAAATTTATAGATTATTCAttacataataataaatag
- a CDS encoding LDG-related family protein, putative has product MYKLTVFIAAFFSLFFQSVIAAPIQQGFRGNITLYIKSDSEEVNGKTLYTLTKDNGFNEIYIGDYVTPGATFYLEPSYIYQRYDDDKSGTSYSLTYSEQGKIGVAAGSDGIYISDFDGTNGELKFSGDDYLYAVHVVDKPAYSASQYAIQVGNPNSPPKNSYKVKIYGRLNWAVL; this is encoded by the coding sequence ATGTACAAATTAACTGTTTTTATTGCTGCTTTTTTCAGTTTATTCTTCCAATCAGTTATTGCTGCTCCAATTCAACAAGGATTCCGTGGTAATATAACTTTATACATTAAATCAGATAGTGAAGAAGTCAATGGTAAGACCCTTTATACACTTACTAAAGACAATggatttaatgaaatttacATTGGTGATTATGTTACTCCAGGGGCTACTTTTTATTTAGAACCATCATACATTTATCAAAgatatgatgatgataaatcagGTACTTCTTATTCTTTAACTTATAGTGAACAAGGTAAAATTGGTGTTGCTGCTGGTTCTGATGGTATTTATATTTCTGATTTTGATGGAACAAATGGTGAACTTAAATTCTCTGGTGATGATTACTTATATGCTGTtcatgttgttgataaaccAGCTTATTCTGCTAGTCAATATGCTATCCAAGTTGGTAATCCAAACCTGCCACCAAAGAACTCCTACAAAGTTAAGATCTATGGTAGACTTAATTGGGCTGTCTTGTAA